GCATGTTCAAATCAGTGAAATGCTTATGTTGTTACTGTTGCTGCTTTCCCGgtggctgcggctgctgctgcggcttcCACTGATGTGACTGCGTTTCGGGGGTTACTGTCAAGTCCAGGTGGTTTGGAGGATATCTAGCCACTAGCCGGTTTAGTTGTTCGAACGGCAGGCACTGAGTGGATCCTCCTTCTGAGTGTCGCTGGGACATCAGTTGGACCAATTGGTGGTGTAATTGGCCCACGGCATCTGCAGAAGAACAACAAGCTATGAGCGAAAGCTCAGAAGCTATAAATAGTCGCTACTTACGTGTTTGTCGTGGTGATCCCACACCTCCATCTTATCTGGCATGTGAGCAGAGATGTCGGCCGTTCCTGGGGCTCCCACGAAATGCTGGAAACCGTACGAGGGCATAAGGTTAacgtgttgctgttgctgttggccCATATTTGGCGGACCCTGCATGTTGTGGTAGTCCATTGGCATCTGAAAAGAACCAAATCCCATTAAGTTACATCGGAAAACCCTTTCCAAACTATGAAACTTACATTCATGGGCtcgtgttgctgctgctgggggtAGGGCCCATTGTTGTAAGGCCggtattgctgctgctggggttGCTGTTGCTTAAGCCAGTTaagcggctgctgctgctgcgactgGGGCGGAGGAGGCGGCTGTTGCAGGCCGGGTGGTTGGGCCTTCGGCTCGTGCGCCCACTGAGGCAGGACGGTGGAAAGGGCTTCGTCCATGTTCAGGCCCGAGGCGGCCCCCACACTAAAGTTGTTGTACTTCCAGGAGGCACGCTCTGTGCCAATGGGACGTGGCATTTTTCGAATATCTTCGTGGTTGGGGGACATGGCCGATGGCGACCCAAGGCCCGCCATTCCGTTTTCCAGATGAAGCATGTCGCGACCTGTGTACGAAGGATACTCCAAAGTACCGCCGTACCAACGCTGTGCTGACGCTCCGCCCGCTCCTCCTCCCGCTTGTCTGGCTCCTTGTCTCCCTGGGGCTCCGCCTCCGAACATGCTCGTCTGCGCAGcctgctgctgcggcggctgCGGTGGTTGCTGCTTGTTGCCCTGTGCGAACACAGAGGCCCGCGGGTTCAGGCGCAGAATTCTGTCGTCCACAATGTAGGGCGAGGACATGTCCATTGGGTAGTTGAGTTGGGGCTGGGGCTGTTGCTGGGAGGCTCCCACCTTGTCGTAGATCAGACGCTGCAGATTCTGATTCTGGCGGTCGATcatggcggcggcggcagcagctgctgcagcgGCCGCTGCGGTGTTCGAAGGATTAGAGCCGATGGCTCCGAACTGCTGGGGTGCGACGGTGTCACCCATGGGCACATGTCGCTGAATGGGTGCCGTCGATGTCGGCGGCTTGATCACTCCTGGCGAATGGGCCGGGGCCGACTCGCCATTGATATTCGGCTGTGCTTGGATACCGGGCGGAATCCCGTCATTGCTGGCCACCAATGGTGATCTGGCGGGCGCCGAAACTGCAGCTCCTCCACTGGTGATGATGTTCAGCTGCTGCTGGACACTCTGCTGGTTGGATTGcgtttgctgctgctgctgttgctgctgctgctgaatCACATTTCCCACCGGGGGCGAGGTTGAGTGATTCGACGAAGCCTTGGAGCTGCCCACCGGGGAGCTCAGGATGTTCCGGTTGTAGCCTGGAGCCTTGGAGGCATCGGCTTGGGGCAGACCATCGCCCACAGCGCCAGCTGCTCCTCCGGTGGTCGGATCTCCCAACTTGCCCCACTGGGACTGCTGGTAGTCGCTGAACAGGGAGTAGGCGCTGGACAACTTGGCGGCCAGCTGGGTGCTGAAGCTGTCGCTGACCGGGTTGCCGGCCATCAGGTCGTTCAGTATGTTTGTGTTGATCACCAggttttgctgctgctgctggagagTGGGCTGCGGGTGTTGTGGggcttgttgctgttgctgctgaggttgcggctgctgctgggaTGGTGCCTGTTGCTGGTGTGGAACGCCAGGGGCTGAGGCTGGTTGCGAttgctgtggctgctgctgctgctgaggtGGTTGCAatggctgttgctgctgctgctgctgctgtgctgGTGTGGGTTGGGCTGGAGATTTCGCATTGCTGTTGGAACTGGCACCCGATGCCGCTCCTGCTGCCGCGGCGGCATTCACGGCGGCCACATCCGCCACATTGAATGTGCCAATTGGTCCAGCCAATATGTTGCCGCTGGCGTTTCCGCCTCCACTTCCCAGCGGGGCAACCGCATTAGGAGCTGCCGGAGCTCCTGCAGACACGGGCTTGCCTCTGCCGAATGGAGCCACAACACCACTGCTGCGCCCGCCAGCCGAGGCAACTGTGACAGCCTCCTTTTTGGGCGAGGCTTGAGCTATAGCCGCTGCCTTTGCAAAATTCTGGGCTCCTGCCGGCACAGTCGAGCTCGACTTTGCCTGAGCGGTGGAAGAGCTGTTCTTCTGAGCTGCTTGCTGGGATTTGGCGTTGGAACTATCGGTCTTGCCCTTCGCCACTCCGTTCGACGATGCACCGCCCGCACCACGTCCCGATGGCTGCGCCTGTTGCTGGCCGAGGTAGCCACTATTGCGTGTATTCTGGCCGCGAGACCCAGCGGATGCCGTGGTCGCCTTGGAGCCGTTTGACTTGGACGATGCCGCGGCACGTCCACTTGAAGCCTTCGAGGACTGGAGTGGCTGCGGCTGCTGTTTGTGCGCATTGCTGTAGGCTGCAGTGCCCGCTGCGGTGGTAGAGCTGGCCGACGAGCTTGACGACGTCGACGTGGTGGACGCGGCCGAGGAAAAGTTATTCCCAGTAACACCAGCGGCCGTACGGTTGTCCCACGTACCCACAGCCATAGGGGCGTTGGCCGCCTGCTTGATGCTGCTGTTGATGCGCGGCAGCATTTGGAGGATGTCCACATCGGGATCCTTGATGAGGGCTAGAATGAGCATGTGGGCCTGCTTGGTAGCGTCGGTGAGGCCCTTGATCGTGATGCATCGCTCGGACTGGTTCTTGCCCTGCTTCTCCACTTCGATGTGGGCCCCAGTGGTGGCTCTGATGGCGTTAATGTTGCTGCCACCGCGACCAATGACGCGGGATATGGCGTTCACCGGCACCTGGACCTTCTTGCAGGTCATCTCGGGAGCCGAAGACGATCCCTGGGTGGTTGTTGTGGCCAGTGAGCTGGAACTGTTGCTGGAGCTGTTGGCCAGGTGGTGGTGAgcatggtggtggtgctgcagACTGGTGGCCGAGCTGGCCGACGTCACGGGCGTGGGAGTGCCACCAGCGTTGCCGGCGACTGCAGTGGTTTGCTGGGTGCTGCTCTTGCGGACCACCTCCTTCCAGCCGTCGACTTCGGTGCGCTTGGCTGGATTGAGGCTGGAGACACTGCTAGTGGCAGGCGGAAGGGCTTTTCCCACCTCCTTTCGGGCGATGTTAGTGGTGGACTCGCTGCTCTGAAGCTTGCTTGAGTTACTGGGCTGCTGCTTGGCTGGAAGGGCCACCTCCTTGGGCGCCAGATTTTCCTTCTCGCGCTTCTTTTCGATGGTCTTCTCGTCCTTCTTCTTCGAGGATGGCTTCTCAGTCTGCTCCTCCTTCTTGACCTCCAACTGGCGCTTGACGGGAGCTGCCTGCTGGCTGGGCGGGAGCTGCTTTGTACTGACCTCCACCGCAGGTTGTTTCTTCACCGAGATGCCCTTGAGAACCGAGCTCGCAGCGGCTGTTGCGGCAGGAGAGGCGGGAACCGGATTCTCTGCAGGAGCAGCCTTGTTCTTCTGCTGCTTCTTGCTCTTCTTGCCTTGATTGGTATTTGAACTAGGATTGGCAACAGTTTCTGGAGCCTGAGATGCCTTGGCAGCTTTTGTGTCGCCGCTGGAGCAGGAGCCCTGATCGATGCCAGAGTCGCCCTCTTCGCGGGTGGCCGCCGGCGGAGCCTCCTCGTCGTCATCCTCCTTGTCGGAGTCATCATCCTTGTCACTGGCGTCGTCCTCATCGCCCTGCTGGTCATCGCCACCGACGTTGCCACCTCCACTGCCCTGTTGCTGGCGGCGCTtctcctcctttttctccatcttcttcttcttcttgcgcTCGCGACGTCGGGCAGCTGCCGCCTTGCGGCTTTCCTCGCGTGTCCGCTCCAGGTCGAGCTCCTCCAGCAGGATCGAGGCGTTCTTGTTGGCTTTGACGGCCTGGGCCTCCTTGGCGCTGCGCAGGATTTTCATGCAGTCATAGCACTTGTCTATGAGCTCCTTGTCGCTGATGGTGCCGATGAAGCGGATCATCTCCTGGTCGGAGGGGAATTGCGACACGTACTGCACCATCCACTTGACAATCTTGGTGTGACCTTTGCGGAAGGCGGCCATCAAGCAGGACACGCGACGGTTGTCCTGCGAGTCGATGTCCGCCTGGTTGTCGTACAGCAGCTCCACCACGCTAAGGTGGCCGCCGTGCGCAGCCAGCCACAAAGGAGAGTTGCCCTTCTTGTTCTTTACTTCGACGCTGGCGCCGCGTGACAGCAGGAGTTCGACGAACTTCTGGTGCCCCTTGTCGGCGGCGATGGTGAGCGCAGTATCCCTGGAGGTGGGAACCGGTGCGGCATTCACATCGGCCCCCTTGTCCAACAGAACTCGACCAACCTCAATGTAGCCGCCCGAAGCGGCCTCCATTAGCGGCGTGAGGCCTGTTTTGGCGCGATGCTCCACGTTGGCCCGCCGGTCGAGCAGCAAACTCACCACCTCGTGCCTTCCCTGGAAACACGCCAAGGTGAGGGCCGTGTTGCGGTTGGTTTCGATTTGGGCGTTGATGTCGGAGCCCTGGTCCAGCAGCAGTTTCACCGCCGCAGTATGGCCGTTCATGGCGGCCAACATAAGCGGGGATATGCCCAGTTTGCTGCCCGTGCGGGAGTTGATCTCGGCTCCATGGCTGAGCAGCAGCTTTATGATGTTCACGTAGCCGCCGCTGGCCGCCAAACTCAGGGGTGTGTAGTCGGAAACATTGCGGTGCTCCTTGTTGGCGCCAACACTCAGCAGGAGCTCCACCACCTCGTAGCGACCGCCGGAGCAGGCCAGCGACAGTGGCGTGTCCTTGGTGCGCTCCGACTGGGCTTCGAGCTCCGCGCTGTGCTTTAGGAGTATGTCCACAACCTTCTCGTGTCCAGCAGTGGCCGCCAGTATCAGCGGCGTGAAGCCTTTCTTGTCGCGGTGCTCGATGTTGGCTCCTCGAGTGATCAGCAACTCGACAAGTTCCTCGTGCCCGCCAGCACAGGCCAGAGTCAGGGCGGTATCGTGGTTGGACTCTGTCTCAGAGTCAATCTCGATAGTCTTGTCCACGCTGACCGGTGCGGCCACGGCCAGTTGATTCTGCAGCTGAGCCTGCTGCTGAGCAGCGGCAACCTGTGGCTGTTGGTGCTGATTGGTGTTCACTGTAAGGAATGGATGGAATGGAGTGAGAATGAAGATGGGCTCATGGGATTAGCAGACATACCTTGACTTCCGGCTGGAGTTTGGCGGAAGCAACGGCGATCCTTGCGCGACTGCTTGTCGATGACCTTCTTGGCTATTCCGCCGGGCTTGGTGGCGTTCACTTGGGTATTGGGTATGGGAGTGGGAGTGCCCATTGGCCAGACGGAGAGCTCGTTTTGAGGCTGGCCCGTctgcagttgttgttgctgtggaGGCTGCAGGGCGAACTGAGTGTACTGTCCGACCGCGGGCTGCTGCGGCAACACCACCGAGGCCGGATGCGTCTGCGTGGCCACCTGTGAGTACATACATGGTCccttaattaataaaagtacTCAAGATTTCCTTTTAACGAACTTACCTGATGCTGAACACAGGTGGGCGCCTGCATGTGCGGCGGAGGGTGCAGGAGCAGCTGTTCCTGCAGATTGAAGTGCTTCTGCTTGAGGGGCAGGGCCTGAACTCCCAGAACGGAATTAGTTGGTAGCTGGCCGACGCGTTGGTGCAAGAGCTCCTGAGCCACCTGATCGAGTTCGCTCTGAGTGGGCGGACGATGGCCGGAGGCACGCTGCTGGAATAGTTGGACCTGCTCGGCAtgcagttgttgctgttgctgttcaGACAGAGGCTCTCCAGAGGCCTGTTGCTGGCCCATGTTCGGCGGCAACTGGAAGAGCAGCTGCACCGGCGGAGCGTTCTTGTCGCCGCTGTCCACATTGTAGACAAAGTTAGTggctggctgctgctgctgttggtgctgGGCCGCCACTGCCTTGATGATGCGTGCATTCGAGTActgctggagctgctgctTCAGCTCGGGATCGGCCTCCAAAGcgatctgctgctgctggtggaaCTCTGCGGCAGCGTTGGGCAGCGCTTGGTGATGcaactgctgttgctgctgctgctcgtcAGTGGTGAAGGGCAGTAGCGAGAGCGGATTCTGTTGTTGCTGAAAGCGATGATTCGTAGAGACACGCCCCAACTATAGGAATGGAATTAAGGACTCACCTGCATGTGCATTTCCTCCGCCTCGAGGAGACGCTGGTCGAGCGGGATGTTCTGCTGCATGGGATAGTCGAGCAGCAAAAGATTCGCCGGTCGCTGGCCATCCTGCTGCGACACGTCGCTGGGATTGATCAGGCCCGGCGACCTTACCACACCCACCAGCTGCTCCTGGCCTGTCCACTTGGCCGTCGACTGCCCCCAGTTTCCAGCGAATCTTCCCTTGCACATCTGATTCAGACTGAACTCGGCCAGCTCCGGGTAGTTCAGGCTGCTGGCAAGCTCCTAAAAAGCAAAGCAGAATGTTAGTTTCAATTCATCAGAAAGGTATCCATTGACCACTGTACCTGGAATATGTCTTCCATTTCGCCATCGTTGGCAAAGTGCTCCAATGCGGGATACAGCTCGCTGGCGCCTGCGCCGCCTTCCTCATCTGCATGAATAGAATCATTACCATTTCTTACTAATATTTGAGAGCTGATCTTGATCTTACCGCACGGCTGGTCTCCctcctgctgctggtgcttGTGGTGGACTGCGGCCGCCGCCTTGGCATGCGCTGCTGCCGCGGTAGCTGCCGCCAGCTGCTGGTGAAGGACGCTGTTGAGGGCTGCGTTGCTGCTAGCCGCCGCTTTGAGATTGCTGATTTGCGGGAGGACATGGACCAGTTCGGAGTTGGTGAGGTCCGGTGGAAAGTCGCACAGAGACTGCGAGGTGAGAATCAGGTTCTCCAATCGGGTGGCCATTTTGCGCTGCTTGAGCGGCAGAGAGCTGGTTCCTCGCTTCGAGTTGTTgttaatgttgttgttggaggAAGCTTGGTCGGAGGCAACAGGCACGTCCAGGAAGAACTCGTCGTCGTcttcatcctcctcctcctcgtcctcttcctcctcctcttcttcCCCGTCACCCGCGCCCTCGTCATCATCGATATAATCAACATCTCCATCTGGAAGGATCGGTTTGTAAGTCTCGTAAGAATCTTATAGAACCCAATCCAAACTTACCGTCGTTGTCCACCTCGCCATCCTCGTCGTCGTAGTTCAGCTTCTCGACCTCTCCGCTATTGGTGTCTTCCTGATCTTCATCATCGtccacctcctcctcttccACAATTATGCCATCCTCGCGCAGAGCGGCAGCAAGTTCGATCGGCTCTGGTGGCAGCGTGTTCTCCTCAGCATCTCCGACAGTGTCACCGTCGCCCTCACCTGCGTCGCTCTCCAGATCAGTGCTGATCTCGTCCTGGTCCTTGTTGGCGGCTGCCACAGccgctgctgcggctgctgctgaaCAAAGCGTGGCCAGGTTCTTCATCTCGGCTCGAGGTTCTCTTACCAGGCGACCATCATCGTTGGGGGACGACATTGTGGTCTCCTCCATCTCCGGCGGCGTTTCAGTTGGCGACTTGGGCTGATCCCCGAAGAAGTTGTGCATCCCGACCATGTGCCAGCCGTCCTTAAAGAAGTTCCTCTGGGGCGCGTTGAGGGCAGGTATGTCCTTCCTGCCGCGAGACCCGTTCACTGCCGTCTCCAGCATTCCATGGATGTCCTCCATGACGGCTTTGCGCTGCAGTGCCGCGTCCAGAGACTgaagctgttgctgctgctggtcaCCGTTGAAGTTAATATTGCCAGTGGGCGAAGCGAGCGGAGAGGCTGGCGAGTTGGAGTAGGCCGCTGTCGCAGCAGCCGCATTGTCCAAAACCcgttgctggtggtggtgcagctgcaggtgctgctgcagttgcaaATGGGTTTGCTGAATTTGCTGATGGAAGAGCGGATTAGTGGGCTGCACTTCAGAATCCTCATCTGGGGACTTACCAAGTTGTTGTAAATGGACACCATCTGATTCTGCTGCAGATTCGGCAGCACTTGCTGGGCGTGCTgggctgctgccgccgctgctgcggccgcggctgctgctgctgcagccgcTGCAGCTGCCTGCTTGCGGTTGCTCTTGTTGGTGGCCTTCACCTTGGGCCTATCGCTGATGGCCGTGCTCTGGAGGACTTCCGAAGAGTGTGTGATGGCCCCACTGGGGTTACGCTACAATTAGATTGAAAGTCAGTAAGCCATCGGTAGAAGTCAGTAACCAAGGAAACTCACAGCTGGTATCTGGGTGCAGGCGCTGCTGTCCACAGCTGTGGATGCGGGCTGGTTGCTGTCGGCTcctgttttaaataaatatattagcATACAGCATGAGGAAGTATTCTCATTGGTGCTTTAAACATACCTTTTAGTGCTAGTTCGGTCTGGTCACCGCTGCCGCCCTCCGGAGGAAGTTCACCCTTCTTCAGATCTTGCGCAAAGCCGCGAAGCCGCTGCAGGCGTGGATCGTCAGTCGACAGTGCGAATTGCGGTGCACTGCCGTCCTCTCCCAGTGGCTGCGAGCGCACTTGCTcggcctgctgctgctgttggtccAACGGGCATTCGATGAACTCCATTGGTCGCCGGTTAAGCTTGGCCTGCACGTGTTGCAAGTGtctttgctgctgctgcaccaTTTCCTGCTGGTAGGCAGTGTGGAAGAGCACTGGCGGAGCCGGCGGCGCCTTCTGCGGCGGCTGCAAGGAGTTGATGTGCTCCATGTCGAGGTCGAAGTGCTTGCAAGGTACCAGCgtttgctgctgttgctgctgctgctgctcgaaTCCTGGTTGCAAATGGAATAATCTTGACTTCGCTATTAAGCCTTCCTGCTGTTGAGCGCCCAGGGTGGTCAGGTCGATGCCACCCACACCTCCGTACTCCTCGACACCCGCCTCGCTGCCTGTGGTGCTGGCGCCTGCCCCCGCTGCACTCAGCTGCAGTTCGCCGGCGTCCAGAAAGTCGCCGGTTCCCAGGGCAACGATATTGGAGGTGCCGTTGCCCCCAGTAGCTGCGTTGCTGAACTGCTGGTGATGGAATAGCTGCTGGTTGGAGGCACGCGCCGCGTCCGGCAGTTCCTGCAATCCGGGCGGGGCGTTTAGCTGAAACTGGTGATGGAACTGCTGCTGGAGAATCTTTTGCTGCTGGAGGCGCATCTGGTTCGAGCCCAGGGCCTGAGCAGCCTGCGCCTGGACCTGTCCGGCGTTCGCATTGGCTGCCATTTCCGTGGGCGAGATGTTTGGATAGCTGAACAGGATTTCCACCACGCGCGTATGCCCGCCCTTGGAAGCCTCGATCAGCATGGTGCTGTTGTCCTTCAGCTTGTGGAAAGGATCGGCGTTGTTCTTGAGCAGATGCTCTACTACCGACTGGTGGCCACCGGCGCAGGCCAGCGACAAGGGAGTGTGATCATTGCTGGTGGTTTGCTTGTTGACATTGGCGCCCTTTTGGATGAGGAATTTCACAGTGCAGAGGTGTCCGGCGCGACAGGCTTTCATAAGCGGGGTGCGTCCACCCTCCGACTCGTGCTCGAGCTCGGCTCCGTAGGAAAGGAGGACGCCGGCGGCATCTGTGTGGCCGTTCTCGCAAGCATGCGTTAGAGCCGTATCCCCGGTCTGTGTCTCTGCATGGACGTTCGCCTTATTCTTCAACAAGAATCGCACCAGATCGGTGTGGCCCTCCTGGGAGGCTTCCATCAGGGGTGTGGATGCGCCCAGCTCCAGATTGGCACCCTCCTTGATCAAGAAAGCTGCCACTTCGCTGAAGCCGCCGCAGCAGGCTAATGTAAGAGCC
The Drosophila bipectinata strain 14024-0381.07 chromosome 3R, DbipHiC1v2, whole genome shotgun sequence DNA segment above includes these coding regions:
- the mask gene encoding ankyrin repeat and KH domain-containing protein mask isoform X2; this encodes MNNDAKSHESDDLNVRSTAYLNNKSTPTTTTSAAAAAAAPVGKNNSKPSAAQANSPSGNKNQNKLPNRQFPYNIPRLAAARQTKIAAAAALLASNQKTVKNENLTAAAAVIEVTPTTTTTTLATPPEIATTSNSTSTKASRLKVNNCNSATANTNSKMSGTNSQTTPTATSTTTTTTTNPSGCSATTSSGSGSGSGGGGGGGTTVIANPASVSTTAAGSAAKFRAAVASAPSSAPSASATTSAPSAAAPASASAAPAPTPAPTSSSSSSSKKTRAAVAALKRQVAMQQQPYAAGSTAPPSLTSKDSAHLKFAATTLLMGAAAAAVDSNAGAATGVGSGGGAAGVDVAKTAAVLKQKLKDAAAAATASASNRSASSSLSSNASSLSSSVGIVNAISSALQNIITPDTDTDTELYPQPATTDLSESEEESVSEILLAFLCLRPDLLDDIPESDPDSCPHEGERRDDEDETEEESEDSDESDGDDEEDEEEIDVLQDNDADDEEIDDEDEEEDAPEVSPFLLDANNKRSSNLSALLEAAANEKAPVLRHATHAIDETKQALTKMRCANSPRDKNGFSRSLVAACTDNDVNTVKRLLCKGNVNLNDAAASTDDGESLLSMACSAGYYELAQSVGFPETIPNAIYKKLVYDVKKKSEKVLLAMSAAQVEDKGQKDSTPLMEAASAGHLDIVKLLLSHNADVNAHCATGNTPLMFACAGGQVDVVKVLLKHGANVEEQNENGHTPLMEAASAGHVEVAKVLLEHGAGINTHSNEFKESALTLACYKGHLDMVRFLLQAGADQEHKTDEMHTALMEASMDGHVEVARLLLDSGAQVNMPTDSFESPLTLAACGGHVELATLLIERGANIEEVNDEGYTPLMEAAREGHEEMVALLLSKGANINATTEETQETALTLACCGGFSEVAAFLIKEGANLELGASTPLMEASQEGHTDLVRFLLKNKANVHAETQTGDTALTHACENGHTDAAGVLLSYGAELEHESEGGRTPLMKACRAGHLCTVKFLIQKGANVNKQTTSNDHTPLSLACAGGHQSVVEHLLKNNADPFHKLKDNSTMLIEASKGGHTRVVEILFSYPNISPTEMAANANAGQVQAQAAQALGSNQMRLQQQKILQQQFHHQFQLNAPPGLQELPDAARASNQQLFHHQQFSNAATGGNGTSNIVALGTGDFLDAGELQLSAAGAGASTTGSEAGVEEYGGVGGIDLTTLGAQQQEGLIAKSRLFHLQPGFEQQQQQQQQTLVPCKHFDLDMEHINSLQPPQKAPPAPPVLFHTAYQQEMVQQQQRHLQHVQAKLNRRPMEFIECPLDQQQQQAEQVRSQPLGEDGSAPQFALSTDDPRLQRLRGFAQDLKKGELPPEGGSGDQTELALKGADSNQPASTAVDSSACTQIPARNPSGAITHSSEVLQSTAISDRPKVKATNKSNRKQAAAAAAAAAAAAAAAAAAAQHAQQVLPNLQQNQMVSIYNNLQIQQTHLQLQQHLQLHHHQQRVLDNAAAATAAYSNSPASPLASPTGNINFNGDQQQQQLQSLDAALQRKAVMEDIHGMLETAVNGSRGRKDIPALNAPQRNFFKDGWHMVGMHNFFGDQPKSPTETPPEMEETTMSSPNDDGRLVREPRAEMKNLATLCSAAAAAAAVAAANKDQDEISTDLESDAGEGDGDTVGDAEENTLPPEPIELAAALREDGIIVEEEEVDDDEDQEDTNSGEVEKLNYDDEDGEVDNDDGDVDYIDDDEGAGDGEEEEEEEDEEEEDEDDDEFFLDVPVASDQASSNNNINNNSKRGTSSLPLKQRKMATRLENLILTSQSLCDFPPDLTNSELVHVLPQISNLKAAASSNAALNSVLHQQLAAATAAAAHAKAAAAVHHKHQQQEGDQPCDEEGGAGASELYPALEHFANDGEMEDIFQELASSLNYPELAEFSLNQMCKGRFAGNWGQSTAKWTGQEQLVGVVRSPGLINPSDVSQQDGQRPANLLLLDYPMQQNIPLDQRLLEAEEMHMQQQQNPLSLLPFTTDEQQQQQQLHHQALPNAAAEFHQQQQIALEADPELKQQLQQYSNARIIKAVAAQHQQQQQPATNFVYNVDSGDKNAPPVQLLFQLPPNMGQQQASGEPLSEQQQQQLHAEQVQLFQQRASGHRPPTQSELDQVAQELLHQRVGQLPTNSVLGVQALPLKQKHFNLQEQLLLHPPPHMQAPTCVQHQVATQTHPASVVLPQQPAVGQYTQFALQPPQQQQLQTGQPQNELSVWPMGTPTPIPNTQVNATKPGGIAKKVIDKQSRKDRRCFRQTPAGSQVNTNQHQQPQVAAAQQQAQLQNQLAVAAPVSVDKTIEIDSETESNHDTALTLACAGGHEELVELLITRGANIEHRDKKGFTPLILAATAGHEKVVDILLKHSAELEAQSERTKDTPLSLACSGGRYEVVELLLSVGANKEHRNVSDYTPLSLAASGGYVNIIKLLLSHGAEINSRTGSKLGISPLMLAAMNGHTAAVKLLLDQGSDINAQIETNRNTALTLACFQGRHEVVSLLLDRRANVEHRAKTGLTPLMEAASGGYIEVGRVLLDKGADVNAAPVPTSRDTALTIAADKGHQKFVELLLSRGASVEVKNKKGNSPLWLAAHGGHLSVVELLYDNQADIDSQDNRRVSCLMAAFRKGHTKIVKWMVQYVSQFPSDQEMIRFIGTISDKELIDKCYDCMKILRSAKEAQAVKANKNASILLEELDLERTREESRKAAAARRRERKKKKKMEKKEEKRRQQQGSGGGNVGGDDQQGDEDDASDKDDDSDKEDDDEEAPPAATREEGDSGIDQGSCSSGDTKAAKASQAPETVANPSSNTNQGKKSKKQQKNKAAPAENPVPASPAATAAASSVLKGISVKKQPAVEVSTKQLPPSQQAAPVKRQLEVKKEEQTEKPSSKKKDEKTIEKKREKENLAPKEVALPAKQQPSNSSKLQSSESTTNIARKEVGKALPPATSSVSSLNPAKRTEVDGWKEVVRKSSTQQTTAVAGNAGGTPTPVTSASSATSLQHHHHAHHHLANSSSNSSSSLATTTTQGSSSAPEMTCKKVQVPVNAISRVIGRGGSNINAIRATTGAHIEVEKQGKNQSERCITIKGLTDATKQAHMLILALIKDPDVDILQMLPRINSSIKQAANAPMAVGTWDNRTAAGVTGNNFSSAASTTSTSSSSSASSTTAAGTAAYSNAHKQQPQPLQSSKASSGRAAASSKSNGSKATTASAGSRGQNTRNSGYLGQQQAQPSGRGAGGASSNGVAKGKTDSSNAKSQQAAQKNSSSTAQAKSSSTVPAGAQNFAKAAAIAQASPKKEAVTVASAGGRSSGVVAPFGRGKPVSAGAPAAPNAVAPLGSGGGNASGNILAGPIGTFNVADVAAVNAAAAAGAASGASSNSNAKSPAQPTPAQQQQQQQQPLQPPQQQQQPQQSQPASAPGVPHQQQAPSQQQPQPQQQQQQAPQHPQPTLQQQQQNLVINTNILNDLMAGNPVSDSFSTQLAAKLSSAYSLFSDYQQSQWGKLGDPTTGGAAGAVGDGLPQADASKAPGYNRNILSSPVGSSKASSNHSTSPPVGNVIQQQQQQQQQQTQSNQQSVQQQLNIITSGGAAVSAPARSPLVASNDGIPPGIQAQPNINGESAPAHSPGVIKPPTSTAPIQRHVPMGDTVAPQQFGAIGSNPSNTAAAAAAAAAAAAMIDRQNQNLQRLIYDKVGASQQQPQPQLNYPMDMSSPYIVDDRILRLNPRASVFAQGNKQQPPQPPQQQAAQTSMFGGGAPGRQGARQAGGGAGGASAQRWYGGTLEYPSYTGRDMLHLENGMAGLGSPSAMSPNHEDIRKMPRPIGTERASWKYNNFSVGAASGLNMDEALSTVLPQWAHEPKAQPPGLQQPPPPPQSQQQQPLNWLKQQQPQQQQYRPYNNGPYPQQQQHEPMNMPMDYHNMQGPPNMGQQQQQHVNLMPSYGFQHFVGAPGTADISAHMPDKMEVWDHHDKHMPWANYTTNWSN